Within the Streptomyces sp. R41 genome, the region GGCGGAGACACCATCCAGTGCAAGGGCACCGGCCCGCTGACCGTCAACGGCAAGGCACTGAACGAGCCGTACGTGTACCCGGGCAACACCCCGTGCAGCGTCGACGAAGAGGGCGGTCAGTTCAAGGTCAAGGTCCCCAAGGGCATGATCTGGGTGATGGGCGACCACCGCCAGAACTCGCGGGACTCGCGCTACAACCAGACGGACAGGCACCACGGCATGGTCCCCGTGGACAAGGTCGTCGGGCGCGCCATCGTCAAGGCCTGGCCCATCAACCGCTGGGGCACCCTCCCCGTCCCGGACACCTTCGACCAGACCGGCCTGAGCGACCAGGCGGCGGCCGCGGTCACCTCGCCGGCTGCCGTCGCGCTGGTGGGCGCGGTTCCGCTGGTGCTGGTGCGACGGAAGCGGAAGTCGTCCAGGTAACGCGCTGAAGCGTCCCCTTGGGGCCGGTCGGCCCGGATTCGTCCGGGCCACCGGCCCCTCGGTCGTACGGGGCGCTCGGCAGCAGGTCGAGGCGTCGGCCGACCGGGCGCGTTCCGGAGCCGGTATTCGTGATCAGACCATGGGCTGACCGCGCACCGTACCCCCGGGTAAGGTGCGGACCCATGGGTGGCGAGAGCTCGACACGTACGGCCCCGCGCAGCGGTGGCGCAAGCAAGGCCCAGGCGGGTGGCCGGGTCGGACAGAGGCTGTCCGGACTGGCTGTCGCGCTGGGCCTGGTGCTGTTCCTCGGAGGGTTCGCCTGGGGGGCGGTGGTCTACCGGCCGTACACCGTGCCCACCAGTTCGATGACGCCGACGATCGACGCCGGTGACCGGGTACTGGCGCAGCGCATCGACGGCAGCGAGGTACGCCGCGGTGACGTCGTCGTCTTCCGCGACAAGACCTGGGTCACCAACGCGGCCGTGGTCAAGCGCGTGGTCGCCGTCGGCGGCGACACGGTCTCCTGTTGCACCAACGGCAAGCTGACCGTCAACGGCAAGCAGATCGACGAACCGTATCTGCCCAAGGGCAGTCTGGCGGAGATCACGAACATCCCGACCGTGAAGGTGCCCGAGGGACGCCTGTTCCTGCTCGGCGACGAACGCCAGGGCTCTCTGGACTCCAGCGCCCACCTCACGGACGCGGCCGGCGGCACGGTGTCGCGCAATGCCGTGAGCGCCAGGGTCGACGCCGTCGTCTGGCCCATGAACGGCATGCTGAAGCGGCCGACCGGCTGGGAGACGCTGGGCAGCCTCTCCCAGCCGGGACCGCTGCGCCTGATGGTCGGCGCGGTGATCGCCGGTGCGGTGCTCGTCCTGGGCGGCGCGGCGTACGGTCCGATCGCCGGCCGCGCGGGCCGACGTAGCCGGGCCCGGACGGAGCCCGCGGGTGCCCGCTGAGGTGTCGTACGACGAACCTCCGCACGACGGCGGAACGGTGACCCCGGACGAGTACCGGGGCGGGCTGCGGAAGGTCGCCCGTGTGGTGCTGCTCGACCCCGAGGAACGCATTCTGCTGCTGCACGGGCACGAGCCGGACGATCCCGCCGACGACTGGTGGTTCACGCCCGGCGGCGGCCTGGAGGGCGCCGAGACCCGAGAGCAGGCCGCGCTGCGGGAACTCGCGGAGGAGACCGGAATCACCGAGGTCGAGCTGGGCCCGGTGCTCTGGCGGCGGACGTGCTCCTTCCCGTTCGCGGGGCGCCGCTGGGACCAGGACGAGTGGTACTACCTGGCCCGTACGACCCAGACGGCCACGGTGGCCGCGGGGCTGACGGATCTGGAACGGCGCAGTGTCGCCGGAGCACGCTGGTGGACGTGCCAGGAACTGACCGAGGCACATGAGACGGTGTATCCGACCAGACTCGCCGAGCTGCTGCGCAGGGTGCTCGACGAGGGTCCCCCGGCCACGCCCGAGGTCCTCGACACGGAAATCGTCTAGGGGCTCGCGGGGCTGGCGCACAATAGGGGGACGCACGGCTGAAGGGGAACATGCCATGAGCGCCGAGGACCTCGAGAAGTACGAGACCGAGATGGAGCTGAAGCTCTATCGGGAGTACCGCGATGTCGTCGGTCTGTTCAAATATGTGATCGAGACCGAACGGCGCTTCTACCTCACCAATGACTACGAGATGCAGGTGCACTCGGTCCAGGGCGAGGTGTTTTTCGAGGTGTCCATGGCGGACGCCTGGGTGTGGGACATGTACCGCCCCGCTCGCTTCGTGAAGCAGGTACGCGTACTCACGTTCAAGGACGTGAACATTGAGGAGCTGAACAAGAGCGACCTGGAGCTGCCGGGCGGCTGATGACGTGCGGTGCGACGCGCGGCTGGTACATGCACTGTGACCTGCGGTGACCACTCGTGTGGGTGACGGAGTTTTCCACAACCATCCGCTCGTCCACCAAGATCCAATAGCAAGTCGAAGTGGCCTCAATGTTGGCGCCGGAGGTGGTGCCGACATGAACACACCCAAGGCACACAGGGCACTCGGCGAGTACGGCGAGGACCTGGCCGCGCGGCGGCTGACGGAGACCGGGATGACGGTCCTGGCGCGCAACTGGCGCTGCGGCAGGACCGGCGAGATCGACATCGTGGCGCGCGACGGCGACGCGTTGGTCGTCTGCGAGGTCAAGACCCGCAAGGCGGGCGCCTTCGAGCACC harbors:
- the lepB gene encoding signal peptidase I, giving the protein MGGESSTRTAPRSGGASKAQAGGRVGQRLSGLAVALGLVLFLGGFAWGAVVYRPYTVPTSSMTPTIDAGDRVLAQRIDGSEVRRGDVVVFRDKTWVTNAAVVKRVVAVGGDTVSCCTNGKLTVNGKQIDEPYLPKGSLAEITNIPTVKVPEGRLFLLGDERQGSLDSSAHLTDAAGGTVSRNAVSARVDAVVWPMNGMLKRPTGWETLGSLSQPGPLRLMVGAVIAGAVLVLGGAAYGPIAGRAGRRSRARTEPAGAR
- a CDS encoding NUDIX hydrolase codes for the protein MTPDEYRGGLRKVARVVLLDPEERILLLHGHEPDDPADDWWFTPGGGLEGAETREQAALRELAEETGITEVELGPVLWRRTCSFPFAGRRWDQDEWYYLARTTQTATVAAGLTDLERRSVAGARWWTCQELTEAHETVYPTRLAELLRRVLDEGPPATPEVLDTEIV
- a CDS encoding DUF2469 domain-containing protein yields the protein MSAEDLEKYETEMELKLYREYRDVVGLFKYVIETERRFYLTNDYEMQVHSVQGEVFFEVSMADAWVWDMYRPARFVKQVRVLTFKDVNIEELNKSDLELPGG
- a CDS encoding YraN family protein encodes the protein MNTPKAHRALGEYGEDLAARRLTETGMTVLARNWRCGRTGEIDIVARDGDALVVCEVKTRKAGAFEHPMAAVTPAKAQRLRGLAERWLQEHGGAPPGGVRIDLIGVVLPDRGAPVVEHARGVA